In a single window of the Falco rusticolus isolate bFalRus1 chromosome 13, bFalRus1.pri, whole genome shotgun sequence genome:
- the YEATS2 gene encoding YEATS domain-containing protein 2 isoform X7 — protein MSGIKRVIAEKDPDYEEITVVHPNKRYKAAEQSARDVAVQKIETIIKEQFAVEMKSKEHEIEVIDQRLIEARRMMDKLRACIVANYYASAGLLKAGEGTRSCDATILNHPSIKKFLESPSRSSSPANQGSDTPSANHSESDSLSQHNDFLLDKDNSNLDADERLTNSLDQRQSRNTGRDSSGVSSSQKPGQRNAGLSNDETSRLYVKKTIVVGNVSKYIPPDKREENDQSTHKWMVYVRGSRREPSINHFVKKVWFFLHPSYKPNDLVEVREPPFHLTRRGWGEFPVRVQIHFKDSQNKRIDIIHNLKLDRTYTGLQTLGAETVVDVELHRHSLGEEYLFSQSSESDLSDVPTSLPLPLSIPAPVKASSPIKQLRDSSPDASVDKGFPGNAETERHATFYSLPSSIERTPTKLATQKVAFGSHGNSAFQPIAASCKIVPQGQSPSPAESPGKSFQPITMSCKIVSGSPISTPSPSPLPRTPTSTPVHMKQGSASSVINNPYVIVDKPGQMVGAAATSTGSPTSKQASVCQASHGTGSPVSKTHGNSFVTSAVKQEDSLFATMPPLCPIGSHSKVQSPKSVTGGLGAFTKVIIKQEPGELPQQPQLPVTGTATQTSVQQYVTVKGSHMLALSPQKPVVSTGEGTVQSKVVGVPVGSALQSTVKQAVAISGGQILVAKSSSSVAKAVGPKQVVTQGVAKAIVSGGGGTIVAQPVQTITKAQVSSTGAQKSTSQGSVMATLQLPATNLANLANLPPGTKLYLTTNSKNPSGKGKLLLIPQGAILRATNNASLQSGSSTNSGGGGAQSTSSNLSQHLTYTSYILKQTPQGTFLVGQPSPQSSGKQLTPASVVQGNVGVGTSSTQGQALKVITGQKTALFTQAAPSGQTSLVKISDGSIKSVPATSQLSKPGTTVLRVSGGVITTAAAPAVALPTNGVAQQIDNAGSSSSSSGTPVAKTSGQQHQICISQSQSTSSVVNKTATSTVVSVASLMTTPTPVTGKAAVSGLLKIHSNQSSPQQAVLTVPSQLKQLGVNTASGGVQTILMPMNKVIQSLSTSKVSAVSTVTAASTIVPSPSTASVTKDGA, from the exons ATGTCTGGGATCAAGAGAGTGATCGCGGAGAAGGACCCCGACTACGAGGAGATCACTGTCGTGCATCCCAACAAGCGTTACAAAGCAGCCGAGCAGTCAG CTCGAGATGTTGCTGTGCAGAAGATTGAGACAATTATAAAAGAACAGTTTGCCGTCGAAATGAAGAGTAAAGAACATGAAATTGAAGTTATAGATCAG CGCCTGATTGAAGCAAGAAGGATGATGGATAAGCTGCGTGCTTGTATTGTGGCTAACTATTATGCATCTGCTGGTCTCCTTAAAGCTGGAGAG GGCACCAGGTCATGTGATGCAACAATTCTTAATCACCCTTCAATCAAGAAATTCTTGGAATCTCCCTCTAGATCATCGTCTCCAGCTAACCAGGGCTCAGACACTCCATCTGCCAACCACTCCGAGAGTGACTCGCTCTCTCAGCACAATGACTTTCTCCTGGACAAAGACAATAGCAACTTGGATGCAGACGAGCGGCTGACAAACAGCCTGGACCAGAGACAGAGCAGAAATACTGGCCGG GACAGTTCGGGTGTTTCAAGCTCTCAAAAACCAGGACAACGAAATGCCGGACTGTCAAATGATGAAACTTCACGACTTTATGTGAAGAAAACGATTGTGGTTGGCAACGTCTCCAA GTACATTCCCCCTGacaagagggaagaaaatgatCAGTCAACCCATAAATGGATGGTGTATGTCCGAGGCTCTCGGAGAGAACCCAGCATAAATCATTTTGTCAAGAAAGTTTGGTTCTTCCTCCATCCCAGTTACAAACCTAATGACCTAGTAGAAGTGAG AGAACCTCCATTTCACCTGACtaggagaggctggggagaaTTTCCAGTGAGAGTCCAGATACACTTCAAGGATAGCCAGAACAAGAGGATTGATATCATACACAATTTGAAG TTGGACAGGACCTACACAGGCCTGCAGACACTTGGCGCAGAAACG GTAGTGGATGTGGAGCTACACAGGCATTCCCTTGGCGAGGAGTATCTCTTCTCCCAGTCTTCAGAGTCTGACCTTTCTGATGTTCCTACATCTTTACCACTGCCATTGAGTATCCCAGCACCAGTGAAAGCTTCTTCACCAATTAAACAGTTGCGGGACTCCAGCCCAGATGCTTCTGTGGACAAAG GATTCCCTGGGAATGCTGAAACCGAAAGACATGCCACGTTTTATTCCCTGCCATCTTCGATAGAACGGACTCCCACCAAATTAGCCACACAGAAAGTTGCCTTTGGCTCTCATGGAAATTCAGCCTTTCAACCCATTGCAGCTAGCTGTAAAATAGTGCCTCAAGGTCAGAGTCCAAGCCCTGCAGAGTCACCAGGAAAATCCTTCCAGCCTATCACCATGAGTTGCAAGATTGTATCAG gttCTCCAATATCGACCCCTAGTCCATCTCCGCTACCTCGTACCCCAACCTCCACTCCGGTGCACATGAAGCAAGGCTCTGCTAGTTCAGTCATTAATAATCCGTATGTTATTGTGGACAAGCCTGGACAGATGGTtggagcagcagccacaagCACAG GGAGCCCAACCAGCAAACAGGCCAGTGTTTGTCAGGCCTCTCACGGAACTGGATCTCCTGTATCAAAGACCCATGGGAACAGTTTTGTCACCTCAGCTGTCAAG CAGGAGGATTCTCTGTTTGCCACCATGCCACCCCTCTGTCCCATTGGGAGCCATTCCAAGGTGCAGAGCCCCAAATCAGTCACTGGAGGACTTGGAGCTTTTACAAAG GTGATCATAAAGCAGGAGCCAGGAGAGCTGCCCCAGCAACCGCAACTACCAGTGACAGGGACAGCCACGCAGACCTCTGTGCAGCAGTATGTCACTGTAAAAGGGAGCCACATGTTAGCCTTGTCACCGCAGAAGCCGGTCGTGAGCACAGGCGAGGGGACAGTGCAGTCTAAG GTTGTTGGCGTTCCAGTTGGTTCTGCTTTACAGTCGACAGTGAAACAAGCAGTGGCTATAAGTGGTGGCCAGATACTTGTGGCAAAATCTAGCTCTTCAGTAGCAAAGGCTGTTGGTCCGAAGCAGGTTGTGACTCAAGGTGTAGCCAAAGCCATCGTGAGTGGAGGTGGAGGGACGATTGTTGCTCAGCCTGTGCAGACTATAACAAAGGCGCAAGTTTCTTCCACAGGTGCTCAGAAAAGTACATCTCAAGGCTCAG tTATGGCTACACTGCAGTTACCAGCCACCAACCTGGCAAACTTGGCAAACTTACCACCTGGCACCAAACTGTACCTCACCACCAACAGCAAGAATCcttctgggaaaggaaaactgcttCTGATACCCCAAGGAGCCATACTGCGAGCCACGAATAATGCTA GTCTCCAGTCTGGTTCTTCTACAAAtagtggaggaggaggagcccAAAGCACAAGCAGTAACTTGTCACAGCACCTCACCTATACATCCTACATCCTGAAGCAGACACCCCAG GGCACCTTTTTGGTTGGCCAGCCTTCTCCTCAGAGTTCTGGGAAGCAGCTGACTCCAGCTTCAGTTGTTCAGGGCAACGTAGGAGTTGGAACATCTTCCACACAAGGACAAGCATTAAAAGTGATAACTGGACAGAAAACAGCTCTCTTTACACAG GCTGCGCCCAGTGGACAGACATCACTGGTGAAAATATCAGATGGGTCTATAAAATCAGTACCTGCCACATCCCAGCTCTCCAAACCTGGCACCACTGTGCTGAGAGTATCAGGAGGTGTTatcaccacagctgctgctcctgccgTGGCCCTTCCCACAAACGGGGTGGCCCAG CAAATAGATAATGCAGGTTCCAGTTCATCATCTTCTGGAACTCCTGTAGCAAAGACATCGGGACAGCAACACCAAATCTGTATAAGCCAGAGCCAGTCTACTTCATCAGTAGTGAATAAGACTGCCACTTCCACTGTTGTAAGTGTTGCTTCTCTGATGACTACACCAACGCCTGTGactggaaaagctgcagtatCAG